One window of the Carnobacterium maltaromaticum DSM 20342 genome contains the following:
- a CDS encoding 16S rRNA (uracil(1498)-N(3))-methyltransferase yields MQRYFLKEMIDDYQNQLISIEGDQYHHMVRVMRMKVEDKVFLVLPNSQAFIAEIQTIENDYLDLKWIADEHQNKELPVEVTIVSGLPKGDKLELIVQKGTELGASHFIPFAAKFSITKWDEKKGLKKIQRLEKIALEAAEQAQRHVVPTIEAVHSLSQLIETSQGYDRLLVAYEESAKVGEDQNFAKVLKNLETGEKVLVVFGPEGGLSEKEISSLTDAGFICCALGPRILRTETAPLYVLSALSYQLELNQSK; encoded by the coding sequence ATGCAACGTTACTTTTTAAAGGAAATGATAGATGACTATCAAAATCAGCTGATTTCCATTGAAGGAGATCAATATCATCACATGGTTCGTGTGATGCGGATGAAAGTTGAAGATAAGGTTTTTTTAGTTTTACCCAACAGTCAGGCTTTTATTGCCGAAATTCAAACAATTGAAAATGATTATTTAGATTTAAAATGGATTGCGGATGAGCATCAAAATAAAGAATTACCTGTAGAAGTAACCATAGTTAGTGGGTTGCCTAAGGGCGATAAACTAGAATTAATTGTTCAAAAAGGAACAGAATTAGGTGCAAGTCATTTTATCCCATTTGCTGCTAAATTTTCGATTACAAAATGGGATGAAAAAAAAGGACTGAAAAAAATCCAACGTTTAGAAAAGATTGCACTTGAAGCAGCAGAACAAGCACAGCGTCATGTTGTTCCTACAATCGAAGCTGTTCACTCACTGAGTCAGTTGATTGAAACGAGTCAGGGGTATGATAGATTATTAGTTGCTTATGAAGAAAGTGCTAAGGTTGGAGAGGACCAGAACTTTGCCAAAGTCTTGAAAAATCTGGAGACAGGTGAAAAAGTATTAGTTGTTTTTGGTCCAGAAGGCGGATTATCCGAAAAAGAAATTTCAAGTTTGACGGATGCGGGTTTTATTTGTTGTGCATTGGGACCACGGATTTTAAGAACTGAAACAGCACCTTTATATGTTTTATCTGCGTTATCTTATCAATTAGAATTAAATCAATCTAAATAA
- a CDS encoding DUF3013 family protein, with the protein MAKEELLDYINETFEAANFEFDWLVQWNKRQHGIEVFFTLFVETDSSTVIEDVDGTVAENDIIEFEDGIVFYDPLKSKLNLDDYLVGIPFDSKKGIEKGVIEAAAKYLRIVVTEGQADLLDFATDPTIETFEMHWNDNDFAGTIATLKETGRYEDTLIAYPKY; encoded by the coding sequence ATGGCAAAAGAAGAATTACTTGATTACATTAATGAAACATTTGAAGCAGCTAATTTTGAATTTGATTGGTTGGTACAATGGAATAAACGTCAGCATGGAATTGAAGTCTTTTTCACACTTTTTGTTGAAACTGATAGTTCAACTGTAATTGAAGATGTTGATGGAACAGTGGCAGAAAATGATATTATTGAATTTGAAGATGGAATTGTTTTTTACGATCCCTTGAAATCAAAACTAAATTTAGACGATTATTTAGTTGGAATCCCATTTGATAGTAAAAAAGGAATTGAAAAGGGTGTAATTGAAGCTGCTGCAAAATATTTACGCATTGTCGTGACTGAAGGACAAGCTGACCTATTAGATTTTGCAACGGATCCAACAATTGAAACCTTTGAAATGCATTGGAATGACAATGATTTTGCAGGAACAATTGCAACATTAAAAGAAACAGGACGTTATGAGGACACATTAATAGCTTATCCTAAATACTAG
- the prmA gene encoding 50S ribosomal protein L11 methyltransferase, which produces MKWTEVSVLTASEAVEAISNILVEAGTSGVSIEDMFDFDHTPDDGFGEIWALDKEDFPENGVIIKAYFPETVFLPEILPGIKQRILELETFGLDIGANQVETTEVSDTSWATAWKKYYHPLQVTRFMTVVPSWEDYTPKFSDERIIRLDPGLAFGTGTHPTTRLSMQALETSITGGETLLDVGTGSGVLSIASKALGAGDVFAYDLDEVAVRAAKENMALNDYAKDVPVKANDLLKGITIEADIVMANILAEIILLLIEDAWRVLKPNGLFITSGIIDSKRDEVLEHLVAQGFEIEQILQMKDWFAIIARKPAEEE; this is translated from the coding sequence ATGAAATGGACAGAAGTAAGTGTTTTAACCGCAAGTGAAGCCGTAGAGGCGATCTCAAATATACTAGTTGAGGCCGGAACAAGTGGTGTTTCAATTGAAGATATGTTTGATTTTGATCATACACCAGATGATGGATTTGGTGAAATTTGGGCTTTAGATAAAGAGGATTTTCCAGAAAATGGTGTTATTATTAAAGCTTATTTTCCAGAGACCGTTTTTTTACCAGAAATTTTACCAGGGATTAAACAACGAATTTTAGAATTGGAAACTTTTGGATTGGATATTGGAGCGAATCAGGTTGAAACAACGGAGGTCAGCGATACGAGTTGGGCAACAGCTTGGAAAAAATATTATCATCCACTACAAGTCACACGTTTTATGACTGTTGTACCTAGTTGGGAAGACTATACACCAAAGTTTAGCGATGAACGGATTATTCGCTTAGATCCAGGTTTGGCTTTTGGAACAGGAACGCATCCAACGACTCGTTTATCTATGCAAGCGTTGGAAACCAGTATTACTGGCGGAGAAACCTTGTTAGATGTCGGAACAGGTTCAGGTGTGTTAAGTATTGCCAGTAAAGCTTTAGGTGCAGGTGATGTTTTTGCCTACGATTTAGATGAAGTAGCTGTTCGAGCGGCGAAAGAAAATATGGCTTTAAATGACTACGCTAAAGATGTGCCTGTTAAAGCCAATGATTTATTAAAAGGCATCACAATCGAAGCGGATATTGTCATGGCTAATATTCTAGCTGAAATTATTCTTTTATTAATTGAAGATGCTTGGCGTGTTTTAAAACCAAACGGCTTATTTATTACTTCAGGTATTATTGATAGCAAACGTGATGAAGTCTTAGAACATTTAGTTGCACAAGGGTTTGAAATTGAACAAATTTTACAAATGAAAGATTGGTTCGCGATTATTGCTAGAAAACCGGCGGAGGAAGAGTAA
- a CDS encoding PTS sugar transporter subunit IIA, with amino-acid sequence MDILTIENIKLNQHFTTKESAIRAAGEVLVLAGYVEADYVDAMVQRENDVTTYMGNFIAIPHGTDEAKKYIKKSGISIIQVPNGVDFGTPEEEKMVTVLFGIAGVENEHLDILSQIAIFCSDIDNVVELASAQTAEEIVALLQEVD; translated from the coding sequence ATGGATATATTAACAATTGAAAATATCAAATTAAACCAACATTTTACGACGAAAGAAAGTGCCATTCGAGCTGCAGGAGAAGTCCTTGTTCTTGCTGGATATGTTGAAGCTGACTATGTTGATGCTATGGTACAACGTGAAAATGACGTGACAACTTACATGGGAAATTTTATTGCCATTCCCCATGGAACAGATGAGGCCAAAAAATACATTAAAAAATCAGGTATTTCTATTATTCAAGTTCCTAATGGTGTTGATTTTGGTACTCCAGAAGAAGAAAAAATGGTAACCGTTCTTTTTGGGATAGCAGGAGTCGAAAACGAACACTTGGATATTTTGTCACAAATTGCTATTTTTTGTTCTGATATTGACAATGTTGTCGAATTGGCTAGTGCACAAACTGCAGAAGAAATCGTGGCTTTACTTCAGGAGGTGGATTAA
- a CDS encoding BglG family transcription antiterminator — translation MYFSAREKRIVEILLHNPLGVQIDYLCEEFKVSKRTIYRELSSLEGTLAQYQMKLIKEKGAGYKLIGNEFLLAELKMKLSKIKNEFDPKQRQSAITCLLLTTDEEMKMEAMALDFGVSIGTIQADLVSIEEILSGFTIQVQRKKSIGISVKAPESERRQILSGVINSELNEYDFFEFLKRLEKEQLLDTLDNYFMKYIDNESLYIANHAIQSIQKRSFEKVTDSQLQQLIILLAISIHRLKLGKEITDIQYSIKETDIHQPIEIASELFADVEKLIEVNVTDHEIYFLALQIRGMNGHIQRDIFLENYDVELSFKIKELIHLVSTRIEWDFSHDTTLFYDLMAHLSAALKRSVAPIPQMNNPLLEKIKIKYTELYQILEESLASVFPETVFLLNEVAYIVIHFASTYEKKSKTKKLSVLVICSSGIGTAKILENRLKKNIPEINEVLISRIAQLDSLELGSFDLILSTIFLSGFRAEYKVITPLLLEEEIRDIQLYIKSNFTSTTFLTKDTRQQINTTNDQIESFQEVYKGMKVANQILENFDIKAVRYSQTLESTINEICQSLEGLILTDAKVVAAKLMGRLKQAPIGIPETNLALFHCISSEIKFPYFSIYEIKEPLSIIGMDRTSIKMKRILLLLGPEPLSDYDQKVLGEISASIIESNLNMELYNSGARDEIYRLLSKLFLIELTKYK, via the coding sequence ATGTATTTCTCAGCTAGAGAGAAACGTATAGTTGAAATACTCTTACACAATCCACTAGGGGTGCAGATTGATTATTTATGTGAAGAGTTCAAAGTCAGTAAGCGAACTATTTATCGTGAATTATCGAGTCTTGAAGGCACTTTAGCGCAGTATCAAATGAAATTGATTAAAGAAAAAGGTGCTGGGTATAAATTAATAGGCAATGAGTTTTTATTGGCTGAATTAAAAATGAAACTGAGTAAAATCAAAAATGAATTTGATCCGAAACAAAGACAAAGTGCAATAACTTGCCTTCTTTTAACGACAGATGAAGAAATGAAGATGGAAGCGATGGCGCTTGATTTTGGAGTAAGTATCGGCACAATCCAAGCTGACTTAGTCTCCATTGAAGAAATTTTAAGCGGATTTACGATTCAAGTGCAACGAAAAAAATCAATTGGAATTAGTGTTAAAGCACCAGAAAGTGAACGTCGTCAAATTTTAAGTGGCGTCATTAATAGTGAGCTTAATGAGTATGATTTTTTTGAGTTTTTAAAACGATTAGAAAAAGAGCAATTGCTAGATACATTAGATAATTATTTTATGAAATACATCGATAATGAGTCTTTATATATAGCAAATCATGCGATTCAGAGCATTCAAAAAAGGTCCTTTGAAAAAGTAACAGATAGTCAGTTACAACAATTAATTATTTTATTGGCTATTTCAATTCATAGATTGAAGTTAGGCAAGGAAATCACAGACATTCAATACTCAATTAAAGAAACGGATATTCATCAGCCTATTGAAATTGCCAGTGAATTATTTGCTGATGTAGAAAAGTTAATCGAAGTCAACGTCACAGATCATGAAATTTATTTTTTAGCACTACAAATTAGAGGAATGAATGGTCATATTCAAAGAGATATTTTTCTGGAGAATTATGATGTAGAACTATCTTTCAAAATAAAAGAGTTAATTCATCTTGTTTCAACACGAATAGAATGGGATTTTAGTCATGATACTACCTTGTTTTATGATTTAATGGCACATTTATCAGCAGCATTAAAACGTTCTGTTGCCCCAATCCCACAAATGAATAATCCTTTACTAGAAAAAATAAAAATTAAATATACTGAACTTTATCAAATTTTAGAGGAATCTTTAGCCAGTGTATTTCCTGAAACAGTCTTTCTGTTAAATGAGGTCGCTTATATCGTCATTCACTTTGCTTCAACGTATGAAAAAAAGTCGAAAACAAAAAAACTTTCGGTTTTAGTTATTTGTTCAAGTGGCATTGGAACCGCTAAGATCTTGGAAAATCGACTAAAGAAAAATATACCGGAAATTAATGAGGTGCTTATTTCTAGAATTGCACAATTGGATTCTTTGGAGTTAGGCTCATTTGATTTGATACTATCAACAATTTTTTTGTCGGGTTTTAGAGCGGAGTATAAAGTGATTACACCGTTGTTACTAGAAGAGGAAATCCGTGATATTCAGCTCTATATTAAAAGTAACTTTACTAGTACAACCTTTTTAACTAAAGATACTCGTCAGCAGATAAACACTACAAATGATCAAATAGAAAGTTTTCAAGAAGTCTACAAAGGAATGAAAGTAGCAAATCAAATTTTAGAAAATTTCGATATAAAAGCCGTACGCTATAGTCAAACTTTGGAAAGTACAATTAATGAAATTTGTCAGTCTTTAGAAGGACTTATTTTAACAGATGCAAAAGTTGTTGCCGCTAAACTAATGGGACGTCTAAAACAGGCGCCAATTGGTATACCAGAAACTAATTTGGCATTATTCCATTGTATTTCTAGTGAAATTAAGTTTCCCTACTTTTCAATTTATGAAATCAAAGAGCCACTAAGTATTATTGGCATGGATCGAACATCGATAAAGATGAAGCGAATTTTGTTGCTGCTAGGCCCTGAGCCATTGTCTGATTATGATCAGAAAGTTTTAGGTGAAATTAGCGCATCTATTATAGAAAGTAATTTAAATATGGAATTGTATAATTCCGGTGCACGAGATGAGATTTATCGTCTATTAAGTAAATTATTTCTCATAGAATTAACTAAATATAAATGA
- a CDS encoding DNA-3-methyladenine glycosylase, which yields MNPWFDSKKTTEEIAQELLGMLVVKETDAGIVSGWIVETEAYLGEIDQAAHSYKLKKTPRLNSMYQEAGTIYIYSMHTHHMLNLVVQAKGIPEAVLIRGIEPFEGLAIMEERRAQTGFAVTDGPGKLTKAMGIDKSDDGSSILVPPLIISQKERRYPQEVELSKRIGIPNKGKWTEAFLRYSVKGNPYVSKLKGTIEPDYGWEK from the coding sequence ATGAATCCTTGGTTTGATTCAAAAAAAACAACAGAAGAAATCGCGCAAGAGTTATTAGGTATGCTAGTTGTAAAAGAAACCGATGCTGGAATTGTCTCTGGTTGGATTGTTGAAACAGAAGCGTATCTAGGTGAAATTGATCAAGCTGCACATAGTTACAAGTTGAAAAAAACACCACGATTGAATTCAATGTATCAGGAAGCAGGGACTATTTATATTTATAGTATGCACACACACCATATGTTAAATCTAGTTGTACAAGCTAAAGGTATACCAGAAGCTGTTTTAATTAGAGGGATAGAACCATTTGAAGGGCTCGCTATAATGGAAGAACGAAGAGCTCAAACCGGCTTCGCTGTTACAGACGGACCAGGCAAGTTAACTAAAGCAATGGGCATCGATAAAAGTGATGATGGAAGTTCGATACTAGTACCACCTTTAATAATTTCACAAAAAGAGCGTCGGTACCCTCAAGAAGTTGAGCTTTCTAAACGAATTGGGATTCCAAATAAAGGTAAATGGACAGAAGCTTTCTTACGTTATAGTGTTAAAGGAAATCCTTATGTTTCTAAATTAAAAGGAACGATAGAACCTGATTATGGATGGGAAAAATAA
- the deoC gene encoding deoxyribose-phosphate aldolase: protein MSENLNKYIDHTLLKPEATEEQITILCQEAAKYNFMSVCINPTWVSKAAALLAESDVKVCTVIGFPLGANTPEVKAYEANDAIKNGANEVDMVINIGALKGKDDELVERDMRGVVEAAKNRAVSKVIIETALLTEEEKIRACEIAKKVGADFVKTSTGFSTGGATVEDVKLMRATVGPEMGVKASGGVRSLEDALAFIEAGATRLGASSGVAIMEGQTAKNDY from the coding sequence ATGAGTGAAAACTTAAATAAATACATTGACCATACGTTATTAAAACCAGAGGCAACGGAGGAACAAATTACTATTCTTTGCCAAGAAGCTGCAAAATACAATTTTATGTCAGTTTGTATTAATCCAACATGGGTTAGTAAAGCAGCTGCTTTATTAGCAGAATCAGATGTTAAAGTTTGTACAGTAATTGGTTTTCCATTAGGTGCAAACACGCCAGAAGTCAAAGCATATGAAGCGAATGATGCCATTAAAAACGGTGCAAATGAAGTGGATATGGTTATTAACATTGGTGCTTTAAAAGGCAAAGATGATGAATTAGTTGAGCGTGATATGCGTGGCGTTGTTGAAGCTGCTAAAAATCGTGCAGTTTCTAAAGTGATTATTGAAACAGCCTTGTTAACTGAAGAAGAGAAAATCAGAGCTTGTGAAATTGCTAAAAAAGTTGGAGCTGATTTTGTTAAAACATCAACAGGCTTTTCAACAGGTGGGGCAACAGTTGAAGATGTGAAATTAATGCGTGCAACAGTTGGACCAGAAATGGGCGTTAAGGCTAGTGGAGGCGTGCGTAGCTTAGAAGATGCTTTGGCATTTATTGAAGCTGGTGCAACTCGTTTAGGTGCTTCTAGTGGCGTTGCCATTATGGAAGGTCAAACAGCTAAAAACGATTATTAA
- a CDS encoding S66 family peptidase has protein sequence MLNYPILKRNGTIGITAPSSGVKKELHPILKEAIERMEARGFAVQCGETPWMHSKLKSAPAYQRAEELNRMLTDPNIDLIIPPWGGELLLEIIDLIDYSAVQPKWILGYSDTSMLLLAITLNTGIATAHGTNLIDLRGERTDNTTGKWLEVLGTKVNQTVQQFSSERYQKDWNFEEPTEMIFDLTHKTQWKLVSGTKKTLNGRLLGGCVDVIRSLIGTPYGDVKKFQKEQLLDEPILWYLENCELTLPDLRRSLLQMKLAGWFDSTSGILFGRSDANLPQDGYTVEELYQDLEKELGVPIVYDVDCGHVPPQITWINGARATVEIKDGKATVCQLFKT, from the coding sequence ATGTTAAACTATCCGATTTTAAAAAGAAATGGAACAATTGGCATAACAGCTCCATCATCTGGAGTAAAAAAAGAGCTCCATCCAATTTTGAAAGAAGCAATTGAACGTATGGAGGCAAGAGGTTTTGCTGTTCAGTGTGGGGAAACTCCTTGGATGCACAGCAAATTGAAATCTGCACCAGCCTATCAAAGAGCCGAAGAGTTAAATCGGATGCTGACTGATCCAAATATTGATTTAATTATTCCTCCATGGGGCGGAGAATTGCTCTTGGAAATTATTGATTTGATCGATTATTCAGCTGTTCAACCTAAATGGATTTTAGGCTATTCAGACACAAGCATGTTACTACTTGCTATTACATTAAATACTGGAATTGCAACTGCGCATGGTACTAATTTAATCGATTTAAGAGGGGAGAGAACGGATAACACAACTGGAAAATGGCTAGAAGTTTTAGGAACTAAAGTCAACCAAACCGTTCAGCAATTTTCTTCTGAAAGGTATCAAAAAGACTGGAATTTTGAAGAACCGACAGAAATGATTTTTGATTTAACACATAAAACGCAATGGAAGTTAGTGTCGGGAACGAAAAAAACTTTAAATGGACGTTTATTAGGTGGGTGTGTAGATGTCATTCGGAGTTTAATTGGAACTCCCTACGGCGACGTAAAAAAATTCCAAAAAGAGCAACTTTTAGATGAACCCATTTTATGGTATTTAGAAAATTGCGAATTAACTTTACCAGATTTAAGAAGAAGTTTGCTTCAAATGAAGTTAGCTGGTTGGTTTGATTCAACTAGCGGAATTTTATTTGGGCGTAGTGACGCCAATTTACCGCAAGATGGTTATACAGTAGAGGAATTGTATCAGGATCTGGAAAAAGAACTTGGCGTTCCAATTGTGTATGATGTTGACTGCGGCCATGTCCCACCACAAATTACATGGATAAATGGTGCGCGTGCAACCGTTGAAATTAAAGATGGAAAAGCGACTGTCTGCCAATTATTTAAAACGTAA
- a CDS encoding PTS mannitol transporter subunit IICB, protein MAQKHGEKKGIKAIIQKMGSYLSGMVMPNIGAFIAWGIITALFIETGWWPNAELANMVGPMLTYLLPLLIGYTGGNMVYGQRGAVVGAIATMGVIVGSEIPMFIGAMLLGPLGGYCAKKFDDVFQAKIKPGFEMLVNNFSSGIIGFILAIIAYFGVGPIVTALSQAMANGVEVIVNAGLLPLANIFIEPAKVLFLNNAINHGILTPLGVEQAAETGKSILFLLEANPGPGLGILVAYMFFGKGSARASASGAAVIQFVGGIHEIYFPYILMKPLLFFAAIAGGVAGTFTFSILGAGLVAAASPGSILAVLAMTPRDGYFPVIAGVAVGAIVSFLVAMVILKADKTTDEDDFEGQVAATQALKAESKGQTIETVSDLVETDVSVGTIKRIIFACDAGMGSSAMGASILRNKVKKAGLDMSVTNSAINNLVDEEGVLIITQEELAERAKVKTPQAIHVSVENFLNSPRYDEIVDKLKK, encoded by the coding sequence ATGGCACAGAAGCATGGAGAAAAAAAAGGAATTAAAGCAATTATTCAGAAAATGGGAAGCTATTTAAGTGGAATGGTTATGCCGAATATTGGAGCTTTCATTGCATGGGGAATTATTACAGCTTTATTTATTGAAACGGGCTGGTGGCCAAATGCAGAGTTAGCTAACATGGTTGGTCCAATGTTAACGTATTTATTGCCGTTATTGATTGGGTATACAGGAGGAAATATGGTTTACGGTCAAAGAGGAGCCGTTGTTGGAGCAATTGCCACAATGGGAGTCATTGTTGGTTCGGAAATCCCAATGTTTATTGGTGCCATGTTATTAGGTCCTTTGGGCGGGTATTGCGCGAAAAAATTTGATGATGTCTTTCAGGCTAAAATCAAACCAGGTTTTGAAATGTTGGTAAATAATTTTTCAAGTGGAATTATTGGATTTATTTTAGCTATTATTGCCTATTTTGGAGTTGGTCCAATCGTAACAGCACTAAGTCAAGCAATGGCCAATGGTGTTGAAGTGATTGTTAATGCTGGCTTATTGCCGCTAGCTAATATCTTTATTGAACCAGCAAAAGTTTTATTCTTAAACAATGCGATAAATCATGGGATTTTAACACCTTTAGGGGTCGAACAAGCAGCTGAAACAGGGAAATCAATTTTATTTCTGTTAGAAGCAAACCCAGGGCCAGGTCTTGGTATTTTAGTCGCATATATGTTTTTTGGCAAAGGTTCTGCTCGCGCTTCAGCATCAGGCGCAGCAGTCATTCAATTTGTTGGAGGTATTCATGAAATTTACTTCCCGTATATTTTGATGAAACCGCTACTATTTTTTGCAGCAATTGCAGGTGGCGTAGCGGGAACCTTTACATTCTCAATTTTAGGCGCAGGTTTAGTCGCTGCAGCTTCACCAGGTTCCATTTTAGCTGTGTTGGCAATGACACCAAGAGATGGCTATTTCCCAGTAATTGCCGGGGTAGCAGTTGGAGCAATTGTTTCATTCCTAGTAGCAATGGTTATTTTAAAAGCAGACAAAACAACAGATGAAGATGATTTTGAAGGACAAGTTGCAGCTACTCAAGCTTTAAAAGCTGAATCTAAAGGTCAAACAATCGAAACTGTTTCCGATTTAGTTGAAACTGATGTAAGTGTTGGAACGATTAAACGTATTATTTTTGCTTGTGATGCTGGGATGGGTTCAAGTGCTATGGGTGCATCTATTTTACGCAACAAAGTTAAGAAAGCAGGTTTAGATATGTCTGTTACTAACTCGGCGATTAATAATTTAGTTGATGAAGAGGGTGTACTAATCATCACTCAAGAAGAATTGGCAGAACGCGCAAAAGTTAAGACACCGCAAGCAATTCATGTATCGGTTGAGAACTTTTTAAATAGTCCAAGATACGACGAAATTGTCGATAAATTAAAAAAATAA
- a CDS encoding DUF4352 domain-containing protein, with the protein MAKSYLYPRKKKKFTKIKATLLICILLILVLMSFYFYKTTIKNQTIVFQSPVVFVEKDQQKKTLSAPSRISTFKENSFEISTKQIVDNNETNNQNKVIVFDLTITNNSKKDSTFSDNDFTLVQGGTHFTGNMSGLTDKETFNSEVIKPKTTLTRSVAFSVPANIAEKKEFDLIISNDNWANQQTTIHITN; encoded by the coding sequence ATGGCTAAAAGTTATTTATATCCTAGAAAGAAGAAAAAATTCACAAAAATTAAAGCTACTTTACTTATATGTATTTTGCTTATTTTAGTTTTAATGAGCTTTTATTTTTATAAGACCACAATCAAGAACCAAACAATAGTTTTCCAATCTCCAGTTGTTTTTGTGGAAAAAGATCAGCAAAAAAAGACTCTTTCAGCTCCATCAAGGATTTCTACTTTTAAAGAGAATTCTTTTGAAATTTCAACAAAGCAGATAGTAGACAACAATGAGACAAATAATCAAAATAAAGTGATTGTTTTCGATCTCACAATTACAAACAATAGTAAAAAAGATAGTACTTTTTCAGATAATGATTTTACATTAGTCCAAGGGGGGACCCATTTTACTGGAAATATGTCGGGTTTGACTGATAAAGAGACTTTCAATTCTGAAGTGATTAAACCAAAGACAACTTTGACACGTTCGGTTGCTTTTTCGGTTCCTGCAAACATCGCCGAAAAAAAAGAGTTTGATTTAATTATTTCCAATGATAATTGGGCAAATCAACAAACGACCATTCACATTACAAATTAA
- a CDS encoding mannitol-1-phosphate 5-dehydrogenase, with product MKAVHFGGGNIGRGFIGEVLSQNGFDIIFVDVNTEIINALNTFGSYKIELAAAGKEQITVKNVSGINNQLNPEEVVAALIQADIITTAIGPNILPLIAPLIAAGIKRRFEANITTPIDVIACENMIGGSDYLKEEVEKHLSENEKKYLTTYIGFPNAAVDRIVPIQHHEDKLFVSVEPFKEWVVDATTLKNEAIQLKGVQYVENLLPFIERKLFTVNTGHATTAYAGKYHGFETIEKAIKDPTVKNQVQAVLKETGDLLITKWKFNPTEHQAYINKILSRFENPYISDEISRVARTPLRKLGYDERFIRPIRETNDSHLKNEALIKTVAMILTYRDEKDPESIELARLIENASISEVISTVTNLTNSDLIAIIKHNYENLAEKKA from the coding sequence ATGAAAGCTGTTCATTTTGGTGGAGGAAATATTGGTAGAGGATTTATCGGTGAAGTGTTGTCTCAAAATGGCTTTGACATTATCTTTGTTGATGTCAATACAGAAATTATAAATGCTTTAAATACATTCGGAAGTTATAAAATAGAATTAGCTGCAGCTGGAAAAGAACAAATTACTGTTAAAAATGTATCTGGCATAAATAACCAACTGAATCCAGAAGAGGTTGTCGCAGCACTTATTCAGGCTGATATTATTACAACAGCAATTGGTCCCAATATTTTGCCGTTGATTGCGCCATTGATTGCAGCAGGAATCAAGCGTAGATTTGAGGCAAATATAACAACACCGATTGATGTGATTGCCTGTGAAAATATGATTGGCGGTAGTGACTATTTAAAAGAAGAAGTTGAAAAACACTTATCAGAAAATGAAAAAAAATATTTGACTACTTATATCGGTTTTCCAAATGCTGCAGTAGACCGAATTGTACCGATTCAGCATCATGAAGATAAGTTATTTGTTTCAGTTGAACCTTTTAAAGAGTGGGTTGTTGATGCAACAACTCTTAAAAATGAAGCAATCCAATTAAAAGGAGTTCAGTATGTAGAAAACTTATTGCCTTTTATTGAGCGTAAACTATTCACAGTCAATACAGGTCATGCAACAACAGCGTATGCTGGGAAATATCATGGATTTGAAACGATTGAAAAAGCAATTAAAGACCCAACTGTAAAAAATCAAGTCCAAGCAGTCTTAAAAGAAACGGGAGATTTATTGATTACCAAATGGAAATTTAATCCAACCGAGCACCAAGCCTATATTAATAAAATTCTTTCTCGTTTCGAAAATCCATATATTTCAGATGAAATTAGTCGAGTAGCTAGAACACCTCTCCGTAAATTAGGGTACGACGAACGCTTTATTCGCCCAATTCGAGAAACAAATGACTCTCATTTAAAGAATGAAGCATTAATAAAAACCGTTGCAATGATTTTAACCTACCGGGACGAGAAAGATCCAGAAAGTATCGAGTTAGCTCGTTTAATTGAAAATGCATCTATTAGTGAAGTGATTTCTACTGTCACAAATTTAACAAACTCAGATTTAATAGCAATAATTAAACATAACTATGAAAATTTAGCAGAAAAAAAAGCATAG
- a CDS encoding DUF898 family protein, with protein MKNRENSYFDGGLFELIGWNILGTLITIFTLGICAPWAITMVYGWKINHSVIEGRRLQFNGSAVGLFGHWIKWLLLTIITFGIYGFWVSIKLENWKVSNTTFRN; from the coding sequence ATGAAAAATAGAGAAAATTCTTATTTTGATGGTGGTTTGTTTGAATTAATTGGTTGGAATATTTTAGGTACATTGATTACAATTTTCACACTTGGCATTTGCGCACCATGGGCAATTACAATGGTTTATGGTTGGAAAATTAATCATTCTGTTATCGAAGGACGTCGCTTGCAATTTAATGGCTCTGCTGTTGGCTTGTTTGGTCACTGGATTAAATGGCTATTATTAACAATTATTACGTTTGGAATCTATGGCTTTTGGGTATCAATCAAGTTAGAAAATTGGAAAGTTAGCAATACTACTTTTAGAAACTAG